In a single window of the Lineus longissimus chromosome 4, tnLinLong1.2, whole genome shotgun sequence genome:
- the LOC135486301 gene encoding NADH dehydrogenase [ubiquinone] 1 alpha subcomplex subunit 7-like: MSAPRIRSVTPIIAWIRDFCLQRKFNMSQRFVGVNTSPRDQPDPTIPGGVAHELSANYYYSRDGRRSHKPPTIPYDAGQKRIASGEGAEAIESSPKLPGFGYDGGQFYK, from the exons ATGTCTGCGCCCAGGATCCGAAGTGTCACCCCAATTATCGCTTGGATTCGCGATTTTTGCCTTCAA CGAAAATTCAACATGTCTCAAAGATTTGTGGGAGTAAATACATCCCCCAGAGATCAGCCTGATCCAACGATCCCTGGTGGTGTTGCTCATGAACTCTCTGCCAATTACTACTACAGTCGAGATGGTCGACGGAGTCACAAACCTCCAACCATCCCCTACGATGCTGGGCAGAAACGAATAGCTTCAGGGGAAGG AGCTGAGGCAATTGAAAGTAGTCCCAAACTTCCAGGCTTTGGTTATGATGGTGGACAGTTCtataaataa
- the LOC135486608 gene encoding vesicular inhibitory amino acid transporter-like — protein MPGLNFWSSFRTLRNILPFTGTSEEKVNFVRFDRSDTDFSGHSETEFNAPNVNTIPNGNGKVIGEDGTPGYDGFEGSEKQNGGFSSLEEDVGGRRGSEPKRRNQISAWQAGWNVTNAIQGMFIVSFPYAVLQGGYWAIIAMVGVAYICCYTGKILVDCLYEEDEFGQKIRVRNTYVEIAEECWGKHLGGKIVNIAQIIELLMTCILYVVLCGDLLLGSFPDTIFDLSSWIMISIAFLIPCAFLKNLRHVSFLSFWCTMAHMVINAIIIIYCFTKAPDWQWSKVQVKIDIWTFPISMGIVVFSYTSQIFLPSLEGNLRDRNQFHCMMHWTHFAAAVFKALFSYVCFLTWAFDTKEVITNNLPTHEFKVIVNLILVVKALLSYPLPYFAAVELFETALFRGKPETLFPVCLDDDTSLKVWALSARLGLVVLTLVMAIVIPHFALLMGLIGSFTGTMLSFVWPCVFHLIIKKNNMRWYNKVADIVVILLGLIFGLIGIYYSGHALIRAIQGLSPEPMSAKTIPIIHPPFNVSVGSPT, from the exons ATGCCTGGATTAAATTTCTGGAGTTCCTTCCGCACCCTGAGGAATATTCTACCCTTCACTGGTACATCGGAAGAGAAAGTTAACTTTGTAAGATTCGACCGTTCTGACACCGATTTCTCCGGGCACTCCGAGACCGAGTTTAATGCGCCAAATGTTAACACAATTCCGAACGGGAACGGGAAAGTTATCGGTGAAGATGGTACTCCGGGATATGATGGGTTTGAAGGATCTGAGAAACAGAATGGTGGGTTCAGTAGCCTTGAGGAGGATGTTGGGGGACGAAGAGGATCGGAGCCAAAGCGTAGGAACCAGATCTCCGCTTGGCAAGCCGGCTGGAATGTCACAAACGCCATACAG GGGATGTTCATCGTGAGTTTTCCGTACGCCGTGCTCCAGGGGGGTTACTGGGCCATCATAGCCATGGTAGGAGTCGCCTACATCTGCTGTTACACTGGCAAGATCCTGGTAGACTGTCTCTACGAGGAGGACGAATTCGGCCAGAAGATACGCGTAAGGAACACCTACGTTGAGATAGCGGAGGAGTGTTGGGGGAAGCACCTTGGCGGAAAGATAGTTAATATTGCTCAGATAATTGAGTTACTGATGACGTGTATCTTGTATGTCGTTCTCTGCGGTGACCTACTCCTAGGGAGCTTCCCTGACACCATATTCGACTTAAGTTCCTGGATCATGATCAGTATAGCATTCCTCATCCCGTGCGCATTCCTCAAGAATCTCCGCCACGTTTCCTTTCTAAGTTTCTGGTGTACAATGGCGCACATGGTCATCAATGCCATTATTATCATATACTGTTTTACAAAAGCCCCGGACTGGCAGTGGTCTAAAGTACAAGTAAAGATAGACATATGGACATTTCCAATATCAATGGGCATCGTCGTCTTCTCATACACCTCCCAGATATTCCTCCCATCGCTGGAAGGCAACCTGCGAGATCGCAACCAGTTTCACTGCATGATGCATTGGACTCACTTCGCGGCAGCAGTCTTCAAGGCGCTCTTCTCTTACGTGTGTTTCCTGACCTGGGCCTTCGATACCAAAGAAGTCATCACGAACAACCTCCCGACTCACGAGTTCAAGGTCATAGTGAACCTGATTCTCGTCGTAAAAGCTCTTCTCTCTTACCCGCTGCCCTACTTCGCAGCGGTGGAACTCTTCGAGACCGCGCTATTTCGCGGGAAGCCCGAGACTTTGTTCCCCGTGTGTTTAGATGATGATACTTCTCTAAAAGTCTGGGCCCTCAGCGCTAGACTCGGCCTAGTCGTGTTGACACTCGTCATGGCAATAGTAATCCCGCATTTCGCACTTTTAATGGGTCTGATTGGTAGTTTTACGGGCACGATGTTGTCCTTCGTGTGGCCTTGTGTGTTCCATCTTATTATAAAGAAAAATAATATGCGGTGGTATAACAAGGTTGCTGATATAGTTGTGATTCTTCTTGGTTTAATTTTCGGTCTAATAGGCATATACTATTCGGGACATGCTCTCATCCGTGCGATACAGGGTCTTTCCCCTGAGCCAATGTCAGCCAAAACCATTCCCATAATCCACCCTCCGTTTAACGTTTCAGTCGGGAGTCCAACATAG